The following coding sequences lie in one Arachis hypogaea cultivar Tifrunner chromosome 4, arahy.Tifrunner.gnm2.J5K5, whole genome shotgun sequence genomic window:
- the LOC112795374 gene encoding glycosyl hydrolase 5 family protein: protein MAKSSLLLLILITLFIILQAVFASHSFSYPLSVKNRRIVEENTGKPVKLRCANWPTHLSVMLAEGLNKQTLSNIVTNISSFGLNCVRLTWATFMFTRHSNQTILQTLDALKLEETKLGIMKYNNDFLNMTHPQAYAFVVNQLFSANIMVVADNHVSKAKWCCNYNDSNGFFGDSHFDPDEWVQGHILAAQLFKNLPNVVAVSLRNEIHGPNQNAADWFRYMRQAALAIHQENPNLLMIFSGFDFASDLRFLKETPLNVEPKNKVVFETHHYPYWNPTWDHEPINTMCAAVKSDLEKKDGFILSDDHYDSPLYFGEFGMDFTARIPSDETWLTCMLTFLAERDIDWCWWGLHGSYYFREGIVDHDEGCGLFNFYWNGSNYPQFPQRFQLLINTLQDPSSKAPYSHILYHPQSGLCVKADQNYNQIKLGDCKKASGWNQEGDKIKLNGDHCLKSLGKEGDPAVVSSDCSSGDLSSSWKFISDSGLHLQDNIGLCLDKDRNSSILVTNKCICVRDHVGCLDNPQRQWFQLLEYSLFQPGVGIEELKLNLMRILLGVAVQLLVQLGSLLGGMSREGALLSSRDDTWVCAAVDSSEFGLGREKALMSWE from the exons ATGGCAAAATCTTCTTTGCTACTATTGATCTTGATTACCCTATTCATAATTTTACAAGCTGTGTTCGCATCACATTCATTTTCTTATCCTCTCTCAGTCAAGAATAGAAGGATTGTTGAAGAAAACACAGGGAAACCTGTGAAGCTAAGATGTGCAAATTGGCCAACACACTTGAGTGTGATGTTGGCAGAGGGTTTGAACAAACAAACTCTAAGCAACATTGTCACCAACATTTCTTCTTTTGGCCTCAATTGCGTTCGTCTCACTTGGGCAACCTTCATGTTTACTCGTCACTCTAACCAAACCATTTTACAAACCCTTGATGCTTTGAAATTGGAAGAGACCAAATTAGGGATCATGAAGTATAACAATGATTTCCTGAACATGACTCATCCTCAAGCCTATGCTTTTGTTGTTAATCAACTTTTCAGTGCCAACATTATGGTTGTCGCCGATAACCACGTCAGCAAGGCGAAATGGTGTTGCAACTACAACGACAGCAATGGTTTCTTTGGAGACTCACATTTTGATCCTGATGAGTGGGTGCAGGGACACATTTTGGCAGCTCAACTTTTCAAGAATTTACCTAAT GTCGTTGCAGTTAGCTTGCGGAATGAAATTCATGGCCCGAATCAAAATGCAGCAGATTGGTTTCGTTACATGAGACAAGCAGCATTAGCCATTCACCAAGAAAACCCAAACTTGTTGATGATCTTCTCAGGTTTTGACTTCGCATCCGATCTTAGATTCTTGAAGGAAACTCCATTGAACGTAGAACCAAAGAACAAGGTTGTGTTTGAGACACATCACTACCCTTATTGGAACCCAACTTGGGACCATGAACCAATCAATACTATGTGTGCTGCAGTGAAGAGTGATCTAGAGAAAAAAGACGGTTTTATCCTTAGTGATGATCATTATGATTCTCCTTTGTACTTTGGTGAGTTTGGGATGGATTTCACTGCAAGAATACCAAGTGACGAGACATGGTTGACTTGCATGTTGACTTTCCTTGCTGAGAGAGACATTGATTGGTGTTGGTGGGGATTGCATGGTAGCTATTATTTCAGAGAGGGGATAGTTGATCATGATGAAGGTTGTGGTTTATTCAACTTCTATTGGAATGGATCAAATTACCCTCAATTCCCTCAGAGATTTCAGTTATTGATAAACACACTTCAAG ATCCATCTTCAAAGGCACCATATTCCCACATCTTATATCACCCACAAAGTGGGCTGTGTGTGAAAGCTGATCAAAACTACAACCAAATTAAACTTGGTGATTGTAAAAAAGCAAGTGGGTGGAATCAAGAGGGAGACAAGATCAAATTGAATGGAGATCATTGTTTGAAATCTCTTGGAAAAGAGGGTGATCCTGCTGTTGTCTCATCTGATTGCTCATCAGGTGACTTAAGTAGTTCTTGGAAGTTCATATCAGATTCTGGTTTGCATTTACAAGACAATATTGGATTGTGCTTAGACAAAGATAGAAACTCATCAATATTAGTCACAAATAAATGCATTTGTGTTAGAGATCATGTTGGGTGTTTGGATAATCCCCAGAGACAATGGTTTCAATTG TTGGAGTACTCTCTGTTTCAGCCTGGGGTTGGGATTGAGGAACTGAAGCTGAACCTAATGCGGATCCTGCTTGGTGTTGCTGTTCAACTATTAGTTCAG CTTGGTTCACTGCTAGGAGGTATGTCGAGAGAAGGAGCTTTGCTTTCTAGTAGGGATGATACTTGGGTGTGTGCTGCAGTAGATTCTTCAGAGTTTGGGTTAGGGCGAGAGAAGGCTCTAATGAGTTGGGAGTGA